One region of Salvia miltiorrhiza cultivar Shanhuang (shh) chromosome 3, IMPLAD_Smil_shh, whole genome shotgun sequence genomic DNA includes:
- the LOC131015921 gene encoding uncharacterized protein LOC131015921 isoform X6, translated as MKKAAEPTMRFLAMLAGPFYPILQIASERENARLAPNIPDYEASKINVSSTALTVSSNFEPRRSRTTSSVSLPISMHLVFRPDAVLLLLRKAYKDPNLGSVCRTASRILLKFMEPVLMHEVSGLASEITSSVPDETSKSDHRDPISLPDYSNLLGEEFQIPCDSWDLTYLNVLDSAAVEEGLVHVLYASASQPLHCSKLAENTSDLWLALPLIQALLPALRPNSSSPYQIDDKFSLWKQPFVQNALSQIVATSSSAIYCPLLRACAGYLASFSPSHAKAACVLIDLCCGVLAPWTAQVIAKVDLTIELLEDLLGAIQGAHVSFSRARAALKYIVLMLSGNMDDLMAKYKEAKFQLLFLVEMLEPYLDPSLTPLKGMIAFGNVSSIFTESQEKNCATAINVIRTAVRKSAVLPSLEAEWRRGSVAPSVLLSVLDPQMQLPPDIDNRKFPSPGRVEPQSLASLPLSSRHGVISSRSNSQETTDAKVDITDTIGRVDVLEDANLLFAPPDLNRMSLVHVPSSTDKKISDSNHLNVSLEVKNASSKNSVNQFPTDAALDADQGIEFNNLLADYSQLTNYRDCELRASEFRRLALNLISQNKLTQESHDVAIDALLLAAECYINPYFMIYLKDNSSYVSKIYPKNSNNHGPTDMERIFGRKDNDLKLVADIERRRDRVVLEILIEAAGLDRKYREVASEGEILGLPVEGGDDVNLFQQDNPSADAITLVRQNQALLCNFLIHHLQRDSHQEQHPRHEILMWCLLFLLHSATKLFCAPEHVVDVILKFAESFNMHLKSFCCQSKEGNPQLNHFKLHEVQRCWILLQNLVIASSGNDERSVLPVNVRNGFRFSNLIPSLVWLQKVPAFSSSPFPIVRYFGWMAIARNAKQFLDERLFLVSDLPELTYLLSIFSDDLSVVDNIVDQKNVDNRIEQLSIHPDIKCEDGSKNLGCEDRWQSFHVLYPVISKFFPSFKEDFIGFGETILEAVGLQMKFLSTYMVPDLMCWFSDLCLSPFVQSKNTLALSQDKPDHYKGFVAKNAKAVILYILEAIVVEHMEAMVPEIPRVVQVFVSLCRTSYCDVSFLDSILHLLKPIIAYSLSKVPAEEDSLVDDSCENFESLCFSELFRNIKSADTNLDTPVEKGKCQALTIYVLASVFGNLSFQRKTEFLQSALLWADFASSDGTNSLPDYICAYQALMENCRDLLIATSKVWGIIPLNVSPDSDTSISSVDGFSEFSSWFLNDICNSPSPAEVSGNHQDDSKSVADVNQNVCQLTLEEVKTLLEELEAIISKLSPTLEQCWRLHHKLSKKLTLTCAECLLYSRCLWFITDRVSASSGVEDIHPSKLSDDVQDIWRTSLEGLSKMILLLQDKHCWEVASLLIDSLLGVPQHFCLDNVISDICFAIKNFANSAPNISCRILTDKLIQLLLARGIHKICQNEGPLVDLFCAMLVHPEPEQRYIALKHLGRLVGQDVDGGRLILSSTTESIIATSDLPTSANEQILCALVTATWDNVALMASSDTSLLLRTNATSLLINFLPFAERSKLQSFLASADNILQCLTSLSQPTRYGPLTQFSLALMASVFLYCPSEDISLIPESIWRSIETLGMSKIDRYCTSLEKKACEALCRLKSDGEQAKQVLREVLSSSPPKQHLPDFLTIRESILTVIGNLTSAKSYLDFFSEEAEQKLMELEETEIEMEFLQKEHPLPDSSTKFKDWYQLPFMSAYSKDDLRLQQIKEGIKSIEKAKLREEIVARRQQKLLLRRARQQFLEEAALREAELIQKIDRERADEVEKELERQKLLELERAKTRELRNNLEMEKEKQAQRDLQRELEQVESGVRPSRREFSSSGHTGRARDRYRERETSREGSEGSIRTSSRGADGVASTTAAALPGRGSFSGQLPTILQSRERTDECGSSYEENMDGSKDSGDTGSVGDPDMEGQPISFGSGQRHGSRGSKSRQIIERRERDGRREGKWERKH; from the exons ATGAAAA AAGCTGCAGAACCTACTATGCGTTTTCTGGCTATGCTTGCTGGTCCATTTTATCCCATCCTTCAGATTGCAAGCGAAAG AGAGAATGCAAGGCTGGCTCCTAATATTCCTGATTATGAAGCTTCCAAGATCAATGTGTCGTCAACTGCCTTGACAGTTTCCTCGAACTTTGAG CCAAGGAGGTCGCGGACTACATCCTCCGTCTCCTTACCTATATCCATGCACTTGGTTTTCCGTCCTGATGCAGTCCTTTTACTACTCAGAAAGGCTTATAAAGATCCCAACCTGGGGAGTGTTTGCAGGACG GCATCAAGAATTCTTTTGAAGTTTATGGAGCCTGTGCTAATGCATGAAGTATCTGGTCTAGCTTCAGAGATTACATCTTCTGTACCTGATGAGACTTCTAAATCTGATCATCGTGATCCTATTTCATTACCTGATTACTCAAATTTGTTGGGGGAGGAATTTCAGATTCCATGTGATTCTTGGGACCTCACGTACCTAAATGTGTTAGATTCTGCAGCTGTTGAAGAAGGACTAGTGCATGTTCTTTATGCTTCTGCTTCCCAG CCATTACATTGTAGCAAGCTGGCTGAAAATACATCAGATCTTTGGCTGGCATTACCACTAATTCAAGCCTTGCTTCCAG CACTTCGACCTAATTCAAGCAGTCCTTACCAGATTGATGACAAGTTCTCTCTTTGGAAACAACCATTCGTACAAAATGCACTTTCTCAG ATTGTGGCAACTTCATCTTCAGCGATCTACTGTCCTCTGCTTCGGGCTTGTGCTGGCTATTTAGCATCTTTCTCACCATCACAT GCTAAAGCAGCGTGTGTTCTTATTGATCTGTGCTGTGGTGTGTTGGCACCATGGACTGCTCAAGTGATTGCAAAG GTGGACTTGACCATTGAGCTCTTGGAGGACCTTTTGGGTGCGATCCAG GGTGCTCATGTTTCATTCTCCCGTGCACGTGCCGCCCTCAAGTATATTGTCCTGATGCTATCTGGAAACATGGATGATTTAATGGCAAAATATAAG GAAGCTAAGTTCCAGTTACTGTTCTTGGTGGAGATGCTTGAACCTTACCTGGATCCTTCCTTAACCCCCTTGAAGGGCATGATAGCCTTTGGAAACGTATCTTCCATTTTTACTGAAAGTCAGGAAAAGAATTGTGCTACAGCAATAAATGTGATTCGCACAGCAGTAAGGAAGTCTGCTGTGCTTCCGTCATTGGAGGCTGAATGGAGGCGTGGGTCTGTTGCTCCTAG TGTACTTCTTTCAGTTTTGGATCCTCAGATGCAGTTACCTCCTGATATTGACAATCGCAAGTTCCCTTCTCCTGGAAGGGTGGAGCCACAATCATTAGCTTCTCTGCCTCTTTCTTCTCGTCATGGGGTAATCTCTTCTAGGTCAAATAGCCAAGAGACTACCGATGCGAAGGTTGATATTACTGACACCATCGGTAGAGTGGATGTATTGGAGGATGCCAATCTTCTCTTTGCTCCACCAGACCTGAATAGAATGTCCCTTGTTCATGTTCCATCCAGCACAGACAAAAAGATTTCAGATTCAAACCACTTGAATGTAAGTTTAGAGGTCAAGAATGCCAGTAGTAAAAATTCAGTCAACCAGTTTCCAACTGATGCTGCACTTGATGCTGACCAGGGTATTGAATTCAATAATTTGTTGGCTGATTATTCGCAACTCACAAATTATAGAGATTGTGAGCTGAGGGCCTCTGAGTTTAGGCGTTTAGCTCTGAACTTGATCTCCCAGAATAAGCTTACACAGGAGAGTCATGATGTTGCCATAGATGCTTTGCTTCTTGCAGCAGAATGTTATATAAATCCCTACTTTATGATCTATCTCAAGGACAATTCATCTTATGTGAGCAAAATCTACCCCAAAAATTCTAATAATCATGGACCTACAGATATGGAGAGAATTTTCGGACGAAAAGATAACGACTTAAAGCTTGTGGCAGATATTGAAAGGAGAAGGGACAGAGTTGTTCTTGAAATCCTGATTGAGGCAGCTGGCTTAGACAGAAAATATCGCGAAGTGGCATCGGAGGGGGAAATCTTGGGATTGCCTGTTGAAGGGGGTGATGATGTTAATTTGTTCCAGCAGGATAATCCTTCTGCAGATGCAATTACCTTGGTTCGGCAGAATCAAGCACTGCTGTGCAATTTCTTGATACATCATTTGCAGAGGGACTCTCATCAGGAGCAGCATCCAAGGCATGAGATTCTAATGTGGTGTCTGCTTTTTCTGTTGCATTCAGCGACTAAATTATTCTGTGCCCCCGAGCATGTGGTTGATGTGATATTAAAGTTTGCTGAATCCTTCAACATGCATTTGAAATCCTTTTGTTGCCAATCGAAGGAAGGAAATCCACAGTTAAACCATTTTAAGCTGCATGAGGTGCAACGCTGCTGGATTCTCCTTCAAAACTTGGTCATTGCTTCAAGTGGCAATGATGAAAGATCTGTACTACCAGTCAATGTAAGAAATGGTTTTCGGTTCTCGAATCTGATTCCTAGTTTGGTCTGGCTGCAGAAAGTACCTgccttttcttcttctccttttcCAATTGTTAGGTATTTTGGATGGATGGCAATTGCACGCAACGCCAAGCAATTTCTGGATGAGCGTCTCTTCCTTGTTTCTGATTTGCCAGAGTTAACATATCTTTTATCTATATTCTCAGATGACCTCTCAGTAGTTGATAACATTGTTGATCAGAAAAATGTGGATAATAGGATTGAGCAATTGAGTATTCACCCAGATATAAAATGTGAGGATGGAAGCAAAAATCTAGGCTGTGAAGATAGATGGCAATCTTTTCATGTTCTATATCCTGTAATCAGTAAATTCTTTCCTAGTTTTAAGGAAGACTTTATAGGTTTTGGTGAAACTATTTTGGAGGCAGTTGGCCTGCAAATGAAATTTCTTTCTACCTATATGGTGCCAGATCTAATGTGTTGGTtttctgatttatgcttaagtCCCTTTGTTCAGAGTAAGAATACCCTTGCCTTATCCCAAGACAAGCCTGACCATTACAAAGGTTTTGTTGCCAAGAATGCAAAAGCCGTCATCCTTTACATCCTTGAAGCTATTGTAGTTGAGCACATGGAAGCAATGGTTCCAGAAATACCAAGAGTGGTGCAAGTGTTTGTATCCCTTTGTCGGACATCATACTGCGATGTATCATTTCTTGATTCGATATTGCATTTGTTAAAGCCCATTATAGCATATTCCCTTAGTAAGGTGCCTGCTGAGGAAGACTCATTAGTAGATGATTCATGTGAGAATTTTGAATCTTTATGCTTCAGTGAGCTCTTTAGAAATATAAAGTCTGCTGACACGAATCTAGATACTCCTGTGGAAAAAGGAAAATGCCAGGCACTAACAATATATGTTCTAGCTTCCGTTTTTGGTAATTTGTCCTTCCAGAGGAAAACAGAATTCTTACAGTCTGCCCTTTTATGGGCTGATTTTGCTTCTTCTGATGGAACAAACTCCTTGCCTGATTATATTTGTGCATACCAAGCTCTCATGGAGAACTGCAGAGACCTACTAATTGCTACTTCTAAAGTCTGGGGTATTATTCCACTTAACGTTTCTCCAGATTCCGATACTAGCATTAGCTCCGTTGATGGTTTTTCTGAGTTCTCCTCCTGGTTTCTCAATGACATATGCAATTCCCCCTCGCCTGCAGAGGTATCCGGAAACCATCAAGATGACAGTAAATCAGTTGCTGATGTCAATCAAAATGTTTGTCAATTGACTTTGGAAGAAGTAAAGACGTTACTGGAAGAACTAGAAGCCATCATTTCAAAACTCAGTCCGACCTTGGAACAGTGCTGGAGACTACATCATAAACTGTCCAAGAAACTGACACTCACATGTGCTGAATGTTTGTTATACTCAAGGTGCTTATGGTTTATTACTGATAGAGTTTCTGCCTCTTCAGGCGTAGAGGATATCCATCCTAGCAAACTTTCCGATGATGTGCAAGATATTTGGAGAACAAGTCTTGAAGGACTATCTAAAATGATCTTACTGCTTCAGGATAAGCATTGTTGGGAGGTCGCATCTCTATTAATTGACTCACTCCTGGGGGTGCCCCAGCACTTTTGTTTGGATAATGTGATTAGTGACATATGCTTTGCAATTAAGAACTTCGCTAACAGCGCTCCAAATATCTCTTGTAGAATATTAACTGACAAGCTGATTCAGTTGTTGTTGGCAAGAGGCATCCATAAGATCTGTCAGAATGAAGGCCCTCTGGTTGATCTTTTCTGTGCCATGCTAGTGCATCCTGAGCCTGAACAAAGATATATTGCACTAAAGCACTTGGGCAGACTTGTGGGCCAGGATGTTGATGGTGGAAGATTAATTTTATCCTCAACAACTGAGTCTATTATAGCTACATCAGATTTGCCGACTTCTGCTAATGAGCAGATTTTATGTGCTTTAGTTACAGCGACATGGGACAATGTAGCCTTGATGGCGTCATCTGATACATCACTGCTCCTAAGAACAAATGCAACATCACTTCTTATCAACTTCTTACCATTTGCTGAGAGGTCTAAACTGCAATCGTTTCTTGCATCTGCCGACAACATTCTTCAATGTTTGACGTCTCTTTCACAACCGACGCGTTATGGCCCACTTACACAATTCTCTTTGGCGCTCATGGCCAGTGTTTTTCTTTATTGTCCATCTGAAGATATTTCGCTGATTCCGGAAAGTATTTGGAGAAGTATTGAAACTCTTGGAATGTCTAAAATTG ATAGGTATTGCACCAGCCTAGAGAAAAAGGCTTGTGAGGCACTATGTAGACTTAAAAGCGACGGGGAACAGGCTAAACAG GTCTTAAGGGAAGTGCTTTCTTCAAGTCCTCCAAAGCAACATCTCCCTGATTTTTTAACTATCCGCGAATCCATTCTTACG GTTATTGGCAATTTAACCTCTGCCAAATCATACTTGGACTTCTTCTCAGAGGAAGCTGAACAGAAGCTCATG GAACTGGAagaaactgaaatagaaatGGAATTTCTGCAAAAAGAGCATCCACTACCTGATTCATCCACCAAATTCAAAGATTGGTACCAGTTACCGTTTATGTCAG CCTATTCGAAGGATGACCTTCGACTGCAACAGATTAAAGAAGGAATTAAATCCAT AGAAAAGGCAAAACTCAGGGAAGAAATAGTCGCTCGGAGGCAACAGAAGCTTCTTTTGAGGCGTGCCCGTCAACAATTTTTGGAAGAGGCAGCTTTACGAGAAGCAGAACTCATTCAGAAAATTGATAG AGAGAGAGCGGATGAGGTAGAAAAGGAGCTCGAGAGACAGAAGTTGCTCGAGCTTGAGCGAGCAAAAACTAGAGAATTGCGGAACAATCTTGAAATGGAGAAAGAAAAGCAGGCTCAG AGGGACCTACAGCGGGAACTTGAGCAAGTAGAATCTGGAGTCCGACCATCAAGACGAGAATTTTCATCCTCCGGCCATACTGG TAGAGCACGGGATAGGTATCGTGAAAGAGAAACAAGCAGGGAAGGGAGCGAAGGTAGCATAAGAACAAGTAGTCGTGGTGCTGATGGTGTTGCTTCGACCACCGCAGCAGCTCTACCTGGGAGGGGTTCATTCTCAGGCCAACTTCCCACGATTCTGCAATCGCGTGAGAGAACTGACGAATGTGGGAGCAGTTATGAAGAAAATATGGATGGAAGCAAGGATTCGGGTGATACAGGTAGTGTTGGGGATCCAGACATGGAGGGGCAGCCCATTAGTTTTGGATCTGGTCAGAGGCATGGATCAAGGGGTAGCAAATCGCGGCAGATCATTGAGAGGAGAGAACGTGATGGTAGACGTGAAGGAAAATGGGAGCGAAAACACTAG